Proteins co-encoded in one Brassica rapa cultivar Chiifu-401-42 chromosome A02, CAAS_Brap_v3.01, whole genome shotgun sequence genomic window:
- the LOC103852080 gene encoding heavy metal-associated isoprenylated plant protein 13, with amino-acid sequence MTAQKSVLQLSVHEERIRKKVWATVSKFSGVTSIVMDDKTGKMTVVGEVDVPIIIKKLRKICNAELVTVEVVKAPEKKPEPEKPTPDKPAEMVAFPVMHFNNPYQYHSSYANSYYQPCDNYRVVVEEPNTCVVM; translated from the exons ATGACCGCCCAG AAATCTGTGTTGCAATTGAGTGTTCACGAGgaacgaatcaggaagaaagtGTGGGCGACCGTTTCTAAATTTTCAG ggGTTACTTCGATAGTAATGGATgacaaaaccggaaaaatgacAGTAGTTGGTGAAGTTGATGTACCGATTATCATAAAGAAGCTAAGGAAGATATGTAATGCAGAGCTTGTTACGGTTGAAGTTGTTAAAGCACCTGAGAAAAAGCCTGAACCAGAGAAACCGACTCCAGATAAACCGGCCGAAATGGTTGCCTTCCCTGTTATGCATTTTAACAACCCGTACCAGTATCATTCGTCCTATGCTAATTCTTACTATCAACCATGCGATAATTACAGAGTTGTGGTGGAGGAACCAAATACTTGTGTGGTTATGTAA
- the LOC108870730 gene encoding heavy metal-associated isoprenylated plant protein 13-like, translated as MTAQKSVLQLNVHEEIIRKKVWATVSKFSGVTSITMDDKTGKMTVVGEVDVPVIVKKLRKICNAEIITVEVVKPPEKKPEPEKPAEIVAFPVTHFSYPYQYHSSYANSYY; from the exons ATGACCGCCCAG AAATCTGTGTTGCAATTGAATGTTCACGAGGAAATAATCAGGAAGAAAGTGTGGGCGACCGTTTCTAAATTTTCag GGGTTACTTCGATAACAATGGATGATAAAACCGGGAAAATGACGGTAGTTGGTGAAGTTGATGTACCGGTTATCGTAAAGAAGCTAAGGAAGATATGTAATGCAGAGATTATTACGGTTGAAGTTGTTAAACCACCAGAGAAAAAGCCAGAACCAGAGAAACCGGCCGAAATTGTTGCCTTCCCTGTTACGCATTTTAGCTACCCGTACCAATATCATTCGTCCTATGCTAATTCTTACTATTAA
- the LOC103852082 gene encoding heavy metal-associated isoprenylated plant protein 13, with protein MTAQKSVLQLSVHEERIRKKVWATVSKFSGVTSITMDDKTGKMTVVGEADVPVIVKKLRKICNAEIVTVEVVKPPEKKPEPEKPAEIVAFPVTHFSYPYQYHSSYANSYYQPCDNYRVVVEESNTCVIM; from the exons ATGACCGCCCAG AAATCTGTGTTGCAATTGAGTGTTCACGAGGAAAGAATCAGGAAGAAAGTGTGGGCGACCGTTTCTAAATTTTCAG GGGTTACTTCGATAACAATGGATGATAAAACCGGGAAAATGACGGTAGTTGGTGAAGCTGATGTACCGGTTATCGTAAAGAAGCTAAGGAAGATATGTAATGCAGAGATTGTTACGGTTGAAGTTGTTAAACCACCAGAGAAAAAGCCAGAACCAGAGAAACCGGCCGAAATTGTTGCCTTCCCTGTTACGCATTTTAGCTACCCGTACCAATATCATTCGTCCTATGCTAATTCTTACTATCAACCATGCGATAATTACAGAGTTGTGGTGGAGGAATCAAATACTTGTGTGATTATGTAA
- the LOC103852083 gene encoding heavy metal-associated isoprenylated plant protein 12, translating to MDKAVLKLDVCCERTKQKAMSTVCCLSGVQSVDVKEGKLTVVGEIDAFIIVKKLKKICYTEIITVGPAKEPEKKPEPKPDPKPLQVICHYVPTCSPPYYHNFNGCDGENPHGW from the exons ATGGAT AAAGCGGTACTAAAATTGGATGTTTGTTGTGAAAGAACCAAACAAAAAGCTATGTCAACTGTCTGTTGTCTATCAG GAGTCCAGTCGGTGGACGTTAAGGAAGGTAAACTAACGGTGGTTGGAGAGATTGATGCCTTTATTATTGTGAAGAAATTGAAGAAGATATGTTATACCGAGATAATCACTGTTGGGCCGGCTAAAGAACCTGAGAAGAAGCCTGAGCCGAAACCTGATCCGAAACCACTACAAGTAATTTGTCACTATGTCCCCACATGTTCTCCACCTTACTATCATAATTTCAACGGATGTGACGGTGAAAATCCCCATGGTTggtaa